The DNA window CGTTTATAGCAATAGCGGAAGGTGCTGCAGCGTCGGTTGATTCACCAAGGTGTTGTGCGACAAGGAGGAGGTCTTGGATGTTGATCACACCATCGCGATTTACGTCAGTCCGCAAGTTAGCAGGCGCATTGGAACCCAAATCTTTTGCTACAAGAACCAGATCCGCAACACTTACACGTCCATCCTGATTTACATCCCAAGGCGGATATTCTCCGACAGTAATGGTAATATTGGGTGGAACAGCAGGAATGACCTCGCCACTGATAGAACTGAACTCAAAATTTTCCAGTGTCACTTGTGTTTCGCCGCCTGCTTTTGCCTTCAATGTCACCGACAGTAATGTGCCTGTACCGCTAACACCACTTTCAGATATCCGCGCCGAAACCAGATCAGTGATTTTTCCTGCAGCGTTATCAATCGTGCCATTTTGGAAGAAGGTATTTCCACTTTCCGTCTTCAGGAAATCCCCTTCGATAACTTCAACGGCTTCAAGGATATTGGGATCGAACGCAATATCCGCTTGCCATCCTGCTAAATCAGTGGTGTTCTCTGCGTTGAGATTGATCGTAAGTGTATCACCAGCGAGAAGGTTTGTTTGGATTGCAGAAAATGTAAAGCCGACATCTGGAGGCATCACTGTATACTCTGTACCTTCTTCAAAACCGAAAAATCCACTTAGATCAGTATACTCGCTTTGAATGGCAACTAACAACACATTTGCTCCCGGCTTCAAGGTAACAGGAAAAAATTTTTCATATTTGTACGGCCAACCTTTTGTTGATATGTCTTTATGAACCAAGTCACCATTGAGCCAGATTTTTAACAAACCATTACTGCCTTGAAGCATCACCGTTTTCTGTTCTGATGGTGATTCTAGGATAATGGAACCATAGATAGCTTGGTTACTTTTATTTTTTTCTCCGATAGATTCTACCATATCACTGATGTTCCGAGAACGGTTACCAATTTTGCTGGTTGTCCACACCTTGTTACCGATAACACTACCAGGTCTTGCGCCATAGGTAGCAATTTTCTGTTCTGTTACTCCACTAACTCCACCACTATCTGCTATTGCCAGCCAATCTTTGTCAAGATTTTCAGCTGGGACTATCATCCACATCCAGGGACCCTCTATTACAGGTCCACCTATAGCAGAACCCGGGTTTTCGACCCAATTAATATCTGAGAATACAGATAACTCCTTCAAAGGAGAGATGTCCAATATTAAGTTATCACGAAGGACTAAATTTTCTAAGTTGATTAATCTTGCCAAAGGAGATACATCTGAAATCATATTTTGATGAAGATGAAGAAATATCAACCCTGTTAAGTTTCCAAGTGGGGACAAATCGGTTATCAATCTATTATCATAAAGATTTAGGGATTTTAATTTAGTTAATCCAGCCAATGGTGATAAATCAGATATTGAATCGTGGTGAAAATCAAGATGTTCCAAGTTGATTAGTCCTACAACAGGTGAAGCATCCGATATAGCTCTGTTACCACCAACTTCCAAATGTGTTAGACCTGTTAATTCCACAAGCGGCGAGATGTCTTCAAGGTCGCAACTGTAAAACGTCAGTTTTCTCAAGCTCGTAATGCCTGCCAGAGGTGCCAAATTTGATATAGGGGTGCGACCGAAGTCTAACCATCTCAGTTTTGTTAGCCCTGTAAGTGGTGATAGGTCTTTTATAGAGGTTTCCCAAGCACCTAAGCCGATAAGGTTTTTTAATTTTGCAAGTGGCGAAATGTCAGATACCGGATTTTTTGAAATCCACAACTCTTCCAGATTTATCGCGTCCTCAATACCTGTTAAATCTTTAATGTCTCTATTACTTGCCCTTAGGGTTGTCAACGTCGCCATCTCCTCCGCCGTAATTGAGACAATCGCAGTATTGTTTTTCCCAAGTGCTTCTGCAATTGCAGCGCGGAGGTTTGGATCAGGTATAACCACTTCACCAGTAAGTATATTCGTATTTTGGGATAGTGCCTCTAAAGGTGAGAAATCCGTTATTGGATTATTGGAAAGCTTGAGCCATGTCAGATTGGTTAAAGATGCCAGCGGTAACACGTCCGATATATCGTTTCCTGAAAGGTCCAGTCGTGTTAAACCCGTTAACTCCGCCAAGGCTGAAATATTTGAGATTCCGTTTTTGACGAGATACAGTTCTGTCAACTCCTGTTTTCCAGCCAAAAATGAGAGATCCGTTATGTCCGCGCCGCAAATATCTATCGTTTTCAATTTATCTAATTTCGCCAAAGGTGAAAAATCTGATATAGGATTCCGCCAAGTGATAATGTGTTCCAAATTGATTAAATTTGCTACGGGCGATATATCGGATACATTGTTGCCATCAAATTTTAGAAACTTCAGATTAATCATACCTACTAAGGCGGATAAATCAGATAGGTTTACACCGTGAAAGACTAAATAAGACATATCCGTTAACTCTGTGAGGGGTGATATGTCTACAAATTCGGGATTTATGTCAACATAATCATAAGCGAGAGTTAATTTTGTTAGTTTAGTTAATTCTGTGAGTGGCGATAAGTCAGATACTGGACAATCCCAAAGCTTCAATTCCGACAGATTTTTCAAATTCTTTATAGGAGATAGATCAGAGATAGGGTTATGTGAAAGATAAAGATTTTTTGCATTGATTAATCCTGTTAGTGGTGATATGTCGGAAATCTGATTATCGGCAAGTGATATTGTACGTAGATTTATTAACGCCTTCAGAGACGATAGGTCGGAAATCTGGTTATTCCACACTTCAAGACTTTCCAGATTTGTTGCATACTGAAGCCCTGTTAAATCTTGGATACCTTTATCCACAGCTTTAAGCGATCTCAATTTCGCCATATCTTCTACGGTAATCACATCCCCTGGGGCTTTGTTGTGTCTTTGCTGAAGTCGTTGTTGAATAGCATCGCGTAGGTTTGGGTCGGGAATATATACACCAGCACCAGGAATAATTTCTGGGCGCTGCACCACAGGTGGCAGAACGATATTAGGAGAGTTGATCTCAGAAATCACATCGTGAAAAGCCGATGTCCATGCATCCCGTTTCACCGTGCCGTTCACATCTATAAGCGTTTGTAATCCCAAGTTTTTCAGGCTTTGCTTCTCACGGATCTGTGTGAGGAATGCCTCCGTCTCTAATCCGACCGCGGCTGCAGCGTCCGACGCACTTAGCCGTGCTTGAAACAACTCATGAAACCGTTGGATCGGTTCATTTTCATGTTGCTTGAAGAAGTGTTGTCTGGATGCGTTGTCCGCAAATGGCCCCCCAATCTTTTCCAGTGCCTGCTGGAACCTTTCCGTATCTTTTGCCACCAGATCATCAAGTACAGACTGTTTAGGATAGAGGCGCAATGCTTGTTCTTTGTTATACGGCGGGTTGTCATCCTGTTCAATTGCCGCACGCACACTATCTTTAAACGTTTTCATGCCTTGCGTATGGCACCCGATACATGAGAGACCGTTCCGTACCGTAGGATCGCTCGCCGCTGGGTTAGAAACAATGTCAATTGGTGCGTCGTCGAGTCGGTTACCGTTGGCATCAACCAGCAAGTATGCCTGCAGCCCGTTGGGGAGATTAAAGATAATTTCGCCACCATCGTGTGTGAAATCAAGCGGATAGGTAAAGATGTTCTGAGACTCCGCACTCCCCGCGAAGTCATAACTTTTCCAATACGCACCATATCGGGACGTGTGACGCTCAACAACGCGATTGTGCCGTGAGACACCCGAATCGTTGAAACCCGCACGCCAGACATCTATTCCCGGCGCATTCCTGATATTATTCGCAACATTTATCGCCAATTGTGCCTCCAAGATACGGTCTGTTTGTGGAAGGTCTAAAATGTCGTGATAGAGTGGTGGCAGCGAGGCGGTCGCAAGAAACCAATCCAGATGGACAAACGGCACTATGCTGCCCGTTTCAGTCTGCAGGTGTGTCAGTTTTTCAAGGAGACCGGCTTGTGTTTCGGGATCAAAATCAATGCTATACGGATATGCCTGCTCAATTTGTGGCCACACATCGGTTGTGGTATTCCATTCATAACGCCGCAAGTCTATATGGAAGATCGTTTGTGCTTCATCAATGGGCGTTGGGTTCGTAATCTCAAACTTCCACGAGAGGCTGTTTATCAGTTTAGAGAGCGCGATCCGATAGTCGCTGAGGGTCTCAGGCGTTTCACCTGCATTATAGAGATGCGTCATTGTAAAATACCGTGCCGAGGAACGGTCAAAAGGATCCAGTGACTCCAGATGGGTTTGGATGGTATCAAGTATTGTATCCGTGGTTACGAAATTGATGTCGCGCTGCACATTCCAATCTGGCGCGCCTGCGGCAATCCAATGGGCAATTGTTTCAATGGCTTCTGGTGAAAGTGGTGGTAAATTGAGTGGCATTTGGGGGCCATTCTCAGTAGGTCCAAGGAGTCGTTTATAGAACTCTGAGTTTTCTGGGGATCCTGGAATGACGACCTGACTCTCAATAAGCGCGGTGGGGTCAATCAAGAGTGCTTCCTTAAAGGAACCGGAGGGTCCATGACAATTCAAACAACTTTGTTGAAAAATAGCGTCCACCTGTTGTGCAAGATTTTCTTGGGCATTTGCACTTTGGTAACCTACAATGAACATCAATAGACAGACAAGTGTGATCGAAATTTTCCAACCTTTCATGGGCTCTCCTTGAAATTATTATATGGTCTGAGCAGGAATTATACTACTCGTTTTGGCGAGGTTGCATGAAGATTAACAATTTAATTCGGTAATTTTGGAGAACTCCGGTGCGGTTAGGAAACCGCACCTACCGGGCCTGGGGCAAATATAGAATTACCGAAATATTTTCTTAAACTTCATGAAACCTCACCAGCGAATGTGGTTGTCCCTATGGCTCTGCATCAACGCGGATAGACAATTCTTCTAACTGATCATCCGATACAACAGAGGGCGCGTGCGTCAGCGGGCAGAGTCCTTGTTGCGATTTCGGGAACGCGATGACTTCTCGGATGTTCTCCTCGTTCCGCATTAGCATTACCATCCGATCCAGTCCGGGAGCAATGCCTGCATGCGGGGGTGTACCATACGACAACGCATCTATGAAATAACCGAACCGACTTTCGACCTCTTCCGGTGTGATGTTCAGAATGTCGAAGACCTTCTGTTGGATGTCCCATTGATGGATTCTAACACTTCCGCTACAGATTTCATACCCGTTGCACACAAGGTCGTAGTGTTGGCTCTGAACTTTCCCAGGGTCCGTATCTAACAGGGGCAGTGTCTCTGCTGTCGCGCCAGTGAACAGGTGATGAAACGGTTCATAGCGATTCTCTTCCTCGTTCCACTCAAAGAGTGGGTAATCGACAATCCAGAGGAAGTTGTATTGCGTTTCGTCGATAAGGTTGAGTCTTTTTCCGAGGTGGAGGCGAAGATAGCCGAGCGCGTCAGCGACGACCTTCGGCTTGTCAGCGACGAAGAACATAATGTCGCCGGGTTGCGCGCCTGTCCGCTCTTGTGCCGTTTCAAGTTGTTCTGTTGTGAAGAACTTGACGATTCCTGATGAGAAACCCTCTGTCGTGACTTTTACCCATGCCAAGCCTTTCGCTCGGTAGGTAGCGACGAATGCTGTTAGGTCATCAATGTCTTTGCGTGAAAAATCCTCGCCTCCCGGTACTGCGATGGCTTTGACCTGCCCACCGCTGGCTAATGTCCGTGCGAATACTTGGAAGTCGCAATCTGCCATGACATCGGAGAGGTCTGTGAGTTCCATACCGAACCGCGTGTCAGGTTTGTCGTTTCCGAACCGTGCCATGGATTCGTGGTAAGGGAGTCTTAGAAACGGGGTTTGAACAGGGATATCGCCTGCCTCCTCAAATATCCGTTTCATCAACCCTTCGGTTACCGCAAGCACATCGTCTGTGTCAGCGAAGGACATCTCAATATCAAGCTGCGTGAACTCCAACTGCCTATCGGAACGGGTATCCTCATCGCGGAAGCATCGCGCAATCTGGAAATATCGATCAACACCGCTCATCATGAGGATCTGCTTGAATTGCTGTGGTGATTGCGGGAGCGCGTAAAACCTACCCGGATAGTGACGACTTGGAACCAACACATCACGCGCGCCTTCAGGCGTGCTGTTCATCAAGATAGGTGTCTCAATCTCAAGGAAACCCTGCTCGTTCATGTAGTTGCGTGCCGCGAGGGCTGCTTTATGCCGCATCGCCAGCGTCTTTTGCATCTCAGGTCTGCGCAGGTCAATGAACCGGTAGCGCATCCGAATATCTTCAGCGACATCAATATCGTCTTCAACCGGGAACGGCGGTGTTTTGGCAGTATTGAGAATACTGAGGGAATCCACAGCGACTTCAATTTCGCCTGTATCGAGTTCAGGGTTGACAGTGCCTTGATAGACGATAAGACCCGCTTCTTCGTTCTCAATGTGATATGTCCGATTGTTTTCGACATCGGTGAGCAGCCATCGCTCACCTTGGACTCGAGTGGCTACCTCAATTTCTTCGGAGAGCGTATATTTCGGGTCAGCATCCGAAAATAGTGCTCGGAATGCTGCGGACAAATTGCCATCAACGAGATCTGTTTGATAAGCCGCGTCAGCGTGCAACAGCAATTCACCAGGTTCACGTTCGCGGACAGTACCGCTGACGTTCAGGACGAATTCGCTTCTAACAGCGTCCGCAATGGCGTGCGCTTTTTCATCAATCTGTGGATCAAAGACGACTTGTGTAATGCCAGTTCTGTCGCGTAAATCGACAAAGATGACACCGCCGTGGTCGCGACGGCGTTTGACCCAACCGTTGAGTTGCGCGGTGGTACCCGCGTCGGTTAGACGTAGGTCACCACAATAGTGGGTCCGTTTTAGACAAGACGATGTGGCTTCTTGGGTTTCTTGAGACATTGTTAGATATTCCCTTGCTTGTTTACTGGATGCAAGGGTTCCTCCTCTTAAGAATTCCCCACCATTTTTAGGTAGGGCATTTTGGACTATTAAACACCAAATCGTTTCTGAAATTCACAAATTGCGTCTGTCTAAAGGGCAGGACGGTTGAAATAATTAGCTGTAATCACATCAGAAACGGTAGATATTTCATATTAGTGGACGGTAACCACGCCCATCCGGCGCGTGTCTATTACTTTGCCCTGTTATTTTTTCGAGTGCATAAATCCTAAGATTTTATTTTTTTAGTTGTTCCAATTCGTTTTGGATCTGTTCTCTGATATGTAAGTCATTCGGATCCGGGTTGACTTGGATGATTTTATCAAGTGCTTTCAAAGCATTGTTATAATACGCTACCTGTTTTTGCGGTTGATCCATGGCGGCGTGAACGTTTCCAAGGATATAGTGGGAACGCCACGAATTGGCATCTGCAGCAATACCTTTCCGTGCATATCTTTCGGCTGCCTCTACATTTTCTAATATTAGGTGGAGCCGTGCCATTGCGGCGAAAATTGGTGCGGGTAAATTAGGGGCTTGTTGTTCTAAGCGTTCATAAGTGCGGAGTGCTTTTTGATAGTGTTCTTGGCGTTCATAAAGCGGCCCTAAAATTAGATAGACATCGGATCGACTCGGCTCATGTCTGAGAAATTCCTCAAGTTCCGTTGCAGCTTTTTCAAGTTCACCCTGTTTCTCGTATAAGATTCCCAAGTGCAGATGCCCCTCACTGTCGTCAGGATTTTGCGCCATTGTCCGCTGGATCTCTTGTTGCATCCGCTGAAGTTCTTCCTGATCACCTTCGCGAATCAAGCCTGAAACGACACCGAAATTATAGCGGATTGTTTCGTCAACTGGGTTGAGTTCGACGGCTTCGTTCATGAGGTTTGCAGCGTTTTGGTACTGACCACGGGCGTAAGCAATCTGTCCACGAATTAATTTTTGAGTGGCTCTAAAGTAGGTATCCAATCTCTCACGAGCGATTCTTTTCTCTGCAAGTGTCGCGCCGTAGTTTGTGAGATACGGTAGCACACGTTCCCGATATTCAGCCATGCCTTTGACGTTTTGCGTTGTTGTGCCTACGAGGTCTGCGCCGTGGAAGAATTCCAACCGCGGGCGGTTGTCTGTGTGGATAGGCCCGACCCCAACGTATTTGTGCACTGTCTCCGGTCCCATCATAAATGAATCGAGTAGCGACATACCGTCAAGATCATCGGCGGCGAGACCTTCGCGGATATTCGCTATCCGCGCGCGGCTTATGAAGTTTTTGTAGTCAATCGAAAGTGGTTCACGCGTACCGATGAGAATCACGAAATCGGGTGTATATTTATACCAGAGCGTTGTCTCAGGAAACACCTCGATGAACGTGCGGACAATCATTTTGTAGTGTGCTTCCGGCAGCCGATGCAACGGCACCCATTGGCACATAATACCGTCTTCTGTGAGAATTTTACGGCACAAACGATAAAAATCCGCAGTGTAGATATTAGAACTCCCAGCACTGACAAGGGGATGGATGATACCTGTTGAAATCATGTCGTATTTCGTCTTCGTCATTAGAATATGGTTGCGTCCATCGTTGAGTTTGTAGTTAAACTGCGGGTTTTCAAACACATTTTCATTGACGTGCGTAAAATATTTTTGGGCTGCGGAGAGCACACC is part of the Candidatus Poribacteria bacterium genome and encodes:
- the aspS gene encoding aspartate--tRNA ligase translates to MSQETQEATSSCLKRTHYCGDLRLTDAGTTAQLNGWVKRRRDHGGVIFVDLRDRTGITQVVFDPQIDEKAHAIADAVRSEFVLNVSGTVREREPGELLLHADAAYQTDLVDGNLSAAFRALFSDADPKYTLSEEIEVATRVQGERWLLTDVENNRTYHIENEEAGLIVYQGTVNPELDTGEIEVAVDSLSILNTAKTPPFPVEDDIDVAEDIRMRYRFIDLRRPEMQKTLAMRHKAALAARNYMNEQGFLEIETPILMNSTPEGARDVLVPSRHYPGRFYALPQSPQQFKQILMMSGVDRYFQIARCFRDEDTRSDRQLEFTQLDIEMSFADTDDVLAVTEGLMKRIFEEAGDIPVQTPFLRLPYHESMARFGNDKPDTRFGMELTDLSDVMADCDFQVFARTLASGGQVKAIAVPGGEDFSRKDIDDLTAFVATYRAKGLAWVKVTTEGFSSGIVKFFTTEQLETAQERTGAQPGDIMFFVADKPKVVADALGYLRLHLGKRLNLIDETQYNFLWIVDYPLFEWNEEENRYEPFHHLFTGATAETLPLLDTDPGKVQSQHYDLVCNGYEICSGSVRIHQWDIQQKVFDILNITPEEVESRFGYFIDALSYGTPPHAGIAPGLDRMVMLMRNEENIREVIAFPKSQQGLCPLTHAPSVVSDDQLEELSIRVDAEP
- a CDS encoding leucine-rich repeat domain-containing protein, with the protein product MKGWKISITLVCLLMFIVGYQSANAQENLAQQVDAIFQQSCLNCHGPSGSFKEALLIDPTALIESQVVIPGSPENSEFYKRLLGPTENGPQMPLNLPPLSPEAIETIAHWIAAGAPDWNVQRDINFVTTDTILDTIQTHLESLDPFDRSSARYFTMTHLYNAGETPETLSDYRIALSKLINSLSWKFEITNPTPIDEAQTIFHIDLRRYEWNTTTDVWPQIEQAYPYSIDFDPETQAGLLEKLTHLQTETGSIVPFVHLDWFLATASLPPLYHDILDLPQTDRILEAQLAINVANNIRNAPGIDVWRAGFNDSGVSRHNRVVERHTSRYGAYWKSYDFAGSAESQNIFTYPLDFTHDGGEIIFNLPNGLQAYLLVDANGNRLDDAPIDIVSNPAASDPTVRNGLSCIGCHTQGMKTFKDSVRAAIEQDDNPPYNKEQALRLYPKQSVLDDLVAKDTERFQQALEKIGGPFADNASRQHFFKQHENEPIQRFHELFQARLSASDAAAAVGLETEAFLTQIREKQSLKNLGLQTLIDVNGTVKRDAWTSAFHDVISEINSPNIVLPPVVQRPEIIPGAGVYIPDPNLRDAIQQRLQQRHNKAPGDVITVEDMAKLRSLKAVDKGIQDLTGLQYATNLESLEVWNNQISDLSSLKALINLRTISLADNQISDISPLTGLINAKNLYLSHNPISDLSPIKNLKNLSELKLWDCPVSDLSPLTELTKLTKLTLAYDYVDINPEFVDISPLTELTDMSYLVFHGVNLSDLSALVGMINLKFLKFDGNNVSDISPVANLINLEHIITWRNPISDFSPLAKLDKLKTIDICGADITDLSFLAGKQELTELYLVKNGISNISALAELTGLTRLDLSGNDISDVLPLASLTNLTWLKLSNNPITDFSPLEALSQNTNILTGEVVIPDPNLRAAIAEALGKNNTAIVSITAEEMATLTTLRASNRDIKDLTGIEDAINLEELWISKNPVSDISPLAKLKNLIGLGAWETSIKDLSPLTGLTKLRWLDFGRTPISNLAPLAGITSLRKLTFYSCDLEDISPLVELTGLTHLEVGGNRAISDASPVVGLINLEHLDFHHDSISDLSPLAGLTKLKSLNLYDNRLITDLSPLGNLTGLIFLHLHQNMISDVSPLARLINLENLVLRDNLILDISPLKELSVFSDINWVENPGSAIGGPVIEGPWMWMIVPAENLDKDWLAIADSGGVSGVTEQKIATYGARPGSVIGNKVWTTSKIGNRSRNISDMVESIGEKNKSNQAIYGSIILESPSEQKTVMLQGSNGLLKIWLNGDLVHKDISTKGWPYKYEKFFPVTLKPGANVLLVAIQSEYTDLSGFFGFEEGTEYTVMPPDVGFTFSAIQTNLLAGDTLTINLNAENTTDLAGWQADIAFDPNILEAVEVIEGDFLKTESGNTFFQNGTIDNAAGKITDLVSARISESGVSGTGTLLSVTLKAKAGGETQVTLENFEFSSISGEVIPAVPPNITITVGEYPPWDVNQDGRVSVADLVLVAKDLGSNAPANLRTDVNRDGVINIQDLLLVAQHLGESTDAAAPSAIAINDLDLLDPAMIQAWITQAQIENDGSLAFRQGIANLERLLALFIPEETALLHNYPNPFNPETWIPYQLAEPAEVTLTIYSMNGTLVRTLKLGYQPAGIYQTRTRAAYWDGKNEVGESVASGVYFYTFTADDFTATRKMLILK